The genomic region CATGCCcccccctgcacacacacactctgcCTGTTGGCACACGCTTGCACACGTGTGTACCCGCTCCTGCAGGCTCCCACATGCACAGCTGAGCCCCCAGGTTCCCACTGCTCGCACACGcgtgtgcacatgtgtgtgcccCTAACCCTGCACACGCGTGTGCCCTCACACCCTTACACGCATACACgcgtgtgtgtgtcccccccgcACACATACGTGTGCCCTCACACCCTTACACGCATACACGCGTGTGTCCCCCCCCGCACACCCGTACGCACAGCCCGTGCCGGACCCTACCTCTCATGGTGATGCCGGTGCCGGCGGCGCACGGGGCAGCGCTATAAGGGCGCGGGGGCCCCCCCCGcatcctgccccccccctccccgcatcctgcccccccccccccccccggccccgtgCGTTGGAAGTTTCCGACTTTCCACGGGGCgggggggaaactgaggcacgagGGGGGCGGGGACCccgttggggggggggggcagtgacACCATCCGGGCCCTCCCCAGTGCCCCTCTGTGCTGGGCCATGGGCTGCGGACGCGGACCCCGATGTATCCGGTGCGGCCGCTTTTGGGTGCCCCCGGGACCCCCGGGTCCCCACGGACACAGACCCGGCCCCGTGCCCCCCCCGGCTGCCCCCCCCCGGCTGTCCCCCCATGTCCGTGCCCCCCCCGTGTCCCCGTGTGCGCCCCACGCCCCCCGTGTCCCCCCGGGGCCGGTCCCCCCGTGTCCAACAGCCCATTTGGCCCCGCCCACATCCACTGACCACGCCCACCTCACCATCGGTCCCGCCCATCTCTACTATGACCACGCCCCCATCGGCCCCGCCCGGAGGGGTCCCTTAACGGGGACACCGGGGGGGGTCCCAAAGACGTGACGTCACTTGTGATGTCACACCCGATCGCTGGTGGTTACACACACCGTTAGCGGCCCGAAGGTGACGTcaccaccccccacccccccattaGACCCCAAAGGGGGACAGGGACcctggggtgatggggacacagCAGAGAACccatcggggggggggggggcacagggacccGGGGGGGACCCCAATGGACGCAGCAGCACCAGCGTAGTACAAAACAGCTTTATTGGgttggggggcgggggggggggcacggcagggcagcacccatgggtcgGGGGGCAGCACCCGTGGGGTGCTCAGATAGAACCCATGGGTGGCGAGGCAGCACCTAGCGGGGGGGGTTGggtagcacccatgggtgtttGGGAGGGGGGAGAACCGATGGGTGTTggggggggcagcagcacccatgggtgccgcCCTCACTTCCGGCCCTTCTGCTTCATGTGCAGCACGAAGTAGTCGTTGCAGGCGATGGTGAGCCCGGCCACCAGCGAGAAGAAGCCCTGGAAGCCAACTTTGCCATCCCGGCACTGGTCCAGGTCCTTCATGATCTTATCCAGCGCCATCGGGTCCCGTTGGTTCTGAAGGGGGGGGAACGGTGGAAACGGGGGTGTCAGTGCCTGCCTAAAGGGTGCCCGTGGGTACCCCCCCCATGGGGAGCAGCACGTTATGGGTGTCCCACCCAGGGTGCTGTGGGTTCCAGTTCTGCAGTGCTATAGGATGCAGGGTGGAGCATCCCACTGCAGGGTCCAATTCAGGGGTGTATGGGGTCGAATTTGGGGTGCTATAGGGTCCAAGTCTGATGCACTAAGGGGACCCCcttggggtgctatggggtctgATCCAAAGGTGCTATAGGTTCCAGCCTGGGGTGTATGGGGTCGAATTTGGGGTGCTATAGGGTCCAAGTCTGATGCACTAAGGGGACCCCcttggggtgctatggggtctgATCCAAGGGTGCTATAGGTTCCAGCCTGGGGTGTATGGGGTCTAATTTCAGGGTGTTTTGGGGTCCTATAGGGATCGTTCCCAAGGTGCTCTGGAACCCAAACTCGGGAGCTATGGGACCCGCTCCTGCACCTCCAGGAAGCCAGGGAACTCCTTCTCCATGAGCGCCCGCAGGTCCTCCTTGCCGAGGTGGTTCTTGTCCCCCGCGTACTTATGGAAGGTGAACATGAGGGTCTCCATAGCGTGTTCCATCTGCGACGGCATCGtggggctgcgggggggggcaCAGCTCAACCGGGGGTCCCACatcccccctatacccccccccccttaccccTTCACCCTGCTGAGGTTGGCACCGCTCATCACACGTGTGGTTTTCCAGCCGCTGGGAATGACTCAGCTCCGGCCGCGGGGGGGGGGCCGGGACGAGCACACACACACTCGTATGTCCTGAGGGTGTGTCCCGTGTGTcgtcccccccccaccccaggctATGGGGCGCCCTGGGGAACCCCATTGCGCAAAGCCCCGGGCACACCCTGCCTCCGTTTCCTCTTATAGGAGGGGTCACGGGGGGAGCATCCCCACAATGGGCGATGCCCCCCCCAAAATGtgacaccccccccaaaaaataaccCCTTCCAAAGGgtgcccccccaaaaaagaggCGACCCCCCCATGGCTTTGCCTAACAGAGACATTGGGGGGCAACAGAATAAGGGGACCCCTCCAACCCTCAATGTGCCCCCCCCAAGAGGGGGAAGGGGTctgggggggtctatggggggggtcccgAAACAGAAACCGGCTCCACATCCGAAACACGGGGGGGGGTTAAGGGGGAGTTGGggacctgccccccccccccccagcaccgggacccccagccccatagggatgcgGGAGCCCCCCGGGGGGTGCGGGGACCCCGAAACCTCTCGTGGGGGGGTTCGCAGGGGTGCGGGGTTGGGACCCCGTTACGGGGGGTCCCCGGGGGGGGGtgcggggatgggggggggggtccggtaCTCACGGCAGCGGCAGCGCAGCGGGCAGTGGTGGGGCGCGGCGCCGCCCGGGATAGGCACGGCAGGGGCGGGCCGGGGGGGTCCGGGCCGGCCCCGCTGACTCACCCGCTGCCCGCGTTAACCCCTTCGGGTCCCCCCCCCGGCCATGGAGGTGCCCGTTACCCCCCTCGGGccccccctcccatccaccGGGATCCGGGATCCCCGTTACCCCCCTCGAGACCCCCCTCCCATCCACCGGGATCCCCGTTACCATCCACCGGGATCTCCGTTCCCCCCTCGGGCccctccctcccatccaccGGGATCCGGGATCCCCGTTACCTCCCCTCGGGACCCCCCCTCGGGACCCCCCTCCCATCCACCGGGATCCGGGATCCCCGTTACCCCCCCCTCGGGAAACCCCCCCCGATCCAAGGGGATTCCCGttgccccccccggccccccccgtATCCCTGCTCCCCCCACTTCATCCCTTcgggggggggcggcggcgcCCGGCGCGTGCAGCCTAATTGCGGCTAATTGATTAACCCCCGGgcacctgcccccccccccccagcacccaatGGGGGGGGCGGAGTCACACACACGGACACAgacgggaccccccccccccctcccccacacACAGAGGGGGTTCCCCCCCCGGGTGCACCCCAAAGGGTGCAAAGGTTGAGGGTGGGGCCCtgagggcacccatgggtgcggGTCCGGCTCCCTCTACCGGAGAGAGGCAGAAGGGCGAGGGCGGCCCCGGTCCCGGTGCTGCTCCTTGGGGGGGACCCCCCCGGTTTCTCCCTTGCCCCCCATATTCCCCTCAtatcccccccccaaacccaacataggagcccccccccccataacgTCACGACCCCTCCCAGCCCCAAagcccccccctccatcccctggGACACCCGTGGAccccccggagccccccccGCCCCGTCGAGTGCCTCTGCCCTTAAacaagatggcggcggcggcgcgtAGCCGCCTGCCCGCTCCCAACATGGCGGCCGCGCCTCGACGTGTCCGCAGGGCGTGGCGGCGGTGCCCGCTTGCCCTCACCCAACATGGCGGCCGCCCGCTATGCTCCTGAAGGGCGCTGAAGCCGCAGCCGTGACCCGGATGTAGCCGTGCGTTTGCCCTTA from Melopsittacus undulatus isolate bMelUnd1 chromosome 20, bMelUnd1.mat.Z, whole genome shotgun sequence harbors:
- the S100A10 gene encoding protein S100-A10 produces the protein MPSQMEHAMETLMFTFHKYAGDKNHLGKEDLRALMEKEFPGFLENQRDPMALDKIMKDLDQCRDGKVGFQGFFSLVAGLTIACNDYFVLHMKQKGRK